From the genome of Prevotella herbatica, one region includes:
- the murC gene encoding UDP-N-acetylmuramate--L-alanine ligase yields MELKDIKAVYFIGAGGIGMSAIARYFINKGLVVAGYDKTPSELTHQLEKEGMLVHYDESVEDIPHACKDAKSTLIIYTPAIPAEHKELVFFRNGGFEIQKRAQVLGTLTRSHKGLCFAGTHGKTTTSTMCAHIMHQSHLDCNAFLGGISKNYGTNYILSDNSDYVVIEADEFDRSFHWLSPWMSVITATDPDHLDIYGTKEAYLDSFRHYTELIREGGALIIHKNLEMIPNVSDGVKVYEYSREEGNFHAENIKIDNGEISFDFISPIENIKDVKLGQPIPINIENGIAAMAMAQLNGCNAEEIKYGMQTYEGVDRRFDFKIKNSKHVLLSDYGHHPKEILQSAKSLKELFKGRKISAIFQPHLYTRTRDFYKDFADALSNFDEVILTEIYPAREQPIPGITSEIIYDNLKDGVEKDMIKKDDVLNYVNSRDFDVLVVLGAGNLDNYVPQIAKIIESK; encoded by the coding sequence ATGGAATTAAAAGATATTAAAGCTGTATATTTTATTGGTGCCGGTGGCATTGGAATGAGTGCCATCGCAAGATATTTTATAAACAAAGGTCTGGTAGTAGCAGGTTATGACAAGACTCCATCTGAACTAACACATCAGTTGGAAAAAGAAGGTATGCTCGTTCACTATGATGAAAGTGTTGAGGATATCCCACATGCATGCAAGGACGCAAAATCGACTCTGATTATCTATACGCCAGCTATACCTGCAGAACACAAAGAACTAGTATTCTTCAGAAATGGTGGATTTGAAATTCAGAAACGTGCACAGGTTCTTGGAACTTTGACACGAAGCCATAAAGGACTTTGCTTTGCTGGCACTCATGGTAAGACAACTACATCAACAATGTGTGCACATATCATGCATCAAAGTCATCTTGATTGCAATGCTTTTCTTGGTGGAATATCAAAGAACTATGGAACAAATTATATTCTATCAGACAATAGCGATTACGTAGTTATTGAAGCTGATGAATTTGATCGCAGTTTCCATTGGCTTAGTCCTTGGATGAGTGTTATCACAGCTACAGATCCTGACCATTTAGATATCTATGGAACAAAAGAGGCATATCTTGATAGCTTTCGTCATTACACAGAATTAATACGCGAAGGTGGCGCTCTCATCATACATAAGAATCTTGAGATGATCCCAAATGTCAGCGATGGAGTAAAAGTCTATGAGTACAGCCGCGAGGAAGGTAACTTCCATGCAGAGAACATAAAAATAGATAATGGAGAAATCTCTTTCGATTTTATTTCTCCTATCGAAAACATAAAGGATGTAAAATTAGGACAACCTATTCCTATTAACATAGAGAACGGTATTGCCGCTATGGCTATGGCACAGCTGAATGGATGTAATGCTGAAGAAATAAAGTACGGTATGCAGACTTATGAAGGTGTAGATCGTCGCTTTGATTTCAAAATTAAGAACTCAAAGCATGTATTACTGTCAGACTATGGGCATCACCCAAAGGAAATTTTACAAAGTGCAAAGAGCTTAAAAGAACTTTTCAAGGGAAGAAAAATATCAGCTATATTCCAACCTCATTTATATACTCGTACACGCGATTTTTATAAAGATTTCGCTGACGCACTGAGCAACTTCGATGAGGTGATTCTAACCGAAATATATCCTGCTCGTGAACAGCCTATTCCTGGTATCACTAGTGAGATTATATATGATAATTTAAAAGATGGTGTTGAAAAGGACATGATAAAGAAAGATGACGTACTAAACTATGTGAACAGTCGTGATTTCGACGTGTTAGTAGTTTTGGGTGCTGGAAACCTTGACAATTATGTTCCACAAATAGCAAAGATTATCGAGAGCAAATAG
- the murG gene encoding undecaprenyldiphospho-muramoylpentapeptide beta-N-acetylglucosaminyltransferase, whose product MDKDLRIIISGGGTGGHIFPAISIANAIKAKRPDAKILFVGALGRMEMQRVPAAGYEIKGLPICGFDRKHLLKNFVVLLKIWESQRKAKKIIKDFKPMAAVGVGGYASGPTLNVCASKGIPCLIQEQNSYAGVTNKLLSKKADKICVAYDGMERFFPVEKIIMTGNPVRQNVLETTISKEEARKQFGLDPEKKTILLVGGSLGARTVNESILQHLDVVENSGVQFIWQTGKYYNTSIMQQLEGKNLPMLKVTDFISDMGAAYKAADLVISRAGASSISEFCLIGKPVILVPSPNVAEDHQTKNAMALVNKDAAMFIKDSEAADKLLQIAVDTVKDEDKINSLSENIKKLGLTNSADVIADEIIKLATR is encoded by the coding sequence ATGGACAAGGATTTAAGAATCATAATCAGTGGCGGAGGAACAGGAGGGCACATCTTTCCTGCAATATCAATAGCAAATGCTATCAAAGCTAAACGTCCAGATGCTAAGATACTCTTCGTAGGAGCTCTTGGTAGAATGGAAATGCAGCGCGTCCCTGCGGCTGGATATGAAATTAAAGGATTACCAATATGTGGTTTTGATCGCAAGCACTTATTAAAGAACTTCGTTGTGCTCCTAAAAATTTGGGAGAGCCAGCGCAAGGCAAAGAAAATCATTAAAGATTTCAAACCTATGGCTGCTGTTGGCGTTGGTGGATATGCAAGTGGTCCAACACTAAACGTATGCGCAAGTAAAGGTATCCCTTGCCTAATTCAAGAACAGAATTCTTATGCTGGAGTGACAAACAAACTTCTCTCCAAAAAAGCAGATAAGATATGCGTTGCCTATGATGGTATGGAACGTTTTTTCCCAGTTGAAAAGATCATTATGACAGGAAATCCTGTTAGACAGAATGTATTGGAAACTACGATTTCAAAAGAAGAAGCTCGCAAACAGTTCGGATTGGATCCTGAAAAGAAGACTATACTTCTTGTCGGTGGAAGCCTAGGCGCACGTACTGTAAACGAAAGCATTCTGCAGCATCTAGATGTAGTAGAGAATAGCGGAGTACAGTTCATTTGGCAAACAGGTAAATATTATAATACTTCAATAATGCAGCAGTTGGAAGGCAAGAACTTACCTATGCTGAAAGTTACAGACTTTATTAGCGATATGGGAGCAGCATATAAAGCTGCCGACTTGGTAATAAGCCGTGCTGGAGCTAGTAGTATTAGCGAGTTCTGTCTGATTGGCAAACCAGTTATTCTTGTTCCATCACCAAACGTGGCAGAAGATCACCAGACCAAAAATGCCATGGCATTGGTCAACAAGGATGCAGCAATGTTTATAAAAGACTCCGAAGCAGCAGACAAACTTCTTCAGATAGCTGTAGACACAGTAAAAGATGAAGATAAAATTAATTCTCTTAGTGAGAATATTAAAAAACTTGGATTGACAAACTCTGCCGACGTAATTGCCGACGAGATTATAAAATTAGCAACAAGATAA